Proteins from a genomic interval of Sporolactobacillus sp. Y61:
- the gpsB gene encoding cell division regulator GpsB → MAEQKTVRLTKNDILHKEFKTSFHGYQQEEVDQFLDLVINDYDVFNAEILRLREENKRLRNELVTGSEESKNRSFLENQGQTNYDILKRLSNLEKHVFGSKLGE, encoded by the coding sequence ATGGCGGAACAGAAGACAGTCAGACTGACAAAGAATGATATTCTGCATAAAGAATTTAAAACCAGTTTCCATGGTTATCAGCAGGAAGAAGTGGATCAGTTTCTTGATCTTGTAATTAATGACTATGATGTATTTAATGCTGAAATTTTACGCCTTCGAGAGGAAAACAAACGATTACGAAATGAACTTGTGACAGGAAGTGAGGAATCAAAAAACCGGTCTTTTCTGGAAAACCAGGGACAGACGAATTACGATATACTCAAGCGGCTGTCCAATCTGGAGAAGCATGTTTTCGGCAGCAAACTGGGAGAATAA
- a CDS encoding class I SAM-dependent RNA methyltransferase, protein MAGELTLIATTAMGLESVAAEELRRLGYQDLQVENGKITFPASPQDICRTNLWLRTADRIRLRIGMFRATTFDSLFEQTKALPWPDILPEDAAFPVTGKSHKSILHSVPDCQSIVKKAIVESMKMRYRKSWFDEQGPLYKIQVALEKDIATLSIDTSGDGLHKRGYRQLHSLAPLKETLASAMILLSRWTPDRPLVDPFCGSGTIPIEAAMIGQNIAPGFNRSFISEQWSIVSAAHWTAAREEVENLANYDQLLDINGSDIDHKMVELSEHNAREAGLSGLITFKQMQAGDFTTKKGSGYMIGNPPYGQRIGDREQIESICRDLGRIYRAYETWSFYFISACEDFERLFGRKASKKRKLYNGRIRTDYYQYFGRKHPFSEKHH, encoded by the coding sequence GTGGCAGGCGAACTGACACTGATTGCAACAACAGCGATGGGCCTTGAATCTGTTGCTGCAGAGGAATTGAGAAGATTAGGTTACCAGGACTTACAAGTGGAGAACGGAAAAATTACATTTCCGGCTTCTCCTCAAGATATATGCCGGACGAATCTCTGGCTGAGAACAGCAGACCGCATTCGCCTGAGGATCGGGATGTTCAGGGCAACCACCTTTGACAGCCTGTTTGAACAAACCAAAGCGCTTCCCTGGCCGGACATTTTACCGGAAGACGCAGCCTTTCCAGTCACCGGAAAGTCGCATAAATCGATTTTACACAGCGTGCCGGATTGCCAGTCCATTGTAAAAAAAGCCATTGTTGAGTCTATGAAGATGCGCTACAGAAAATCATGGTTTGATGAGCAGGGACCGCTGTATAAAATTCAGGTTGCTCTGGAGAAAGATATTGCAACGCTGTCCATTGATACAAGTGGGGACGGTCTGCACAAACGTGGTTATCGGCAGTTACACAGCCTTGCTCCCTTAAAGGAAACTCTGGCGAGTGCGATGATCCTGCTGAGCCGGTGGACACCTGACCGTCCTTTGGTGGATCCATTCTGTGGATCAGGGACGATTCCCATTGAAGCAGCGATGATCGGTCAGAACATCGCACCAGGGTTTAACCGGTCATTTATTTCCGAACAGTGGTCGATCGTCTCCGCAGCACACTGGACCGCCGCACGTGAAGAAGTGGAAAATCTGGCCAATTATGACCAGCTACTGGACATTAACGGCAGCGATATTGACCATAAAATGGTCGAACTGTCTGAACATAATGCGCGTGAGGCGGGATTAAGCGGCCTGATCACTTTCAAACAGATGCAGGCCGGGGATTTTACAACAAAAAAGGGATCAGGATACATGATCGGAAATCCCCCCTACGGGCAGCGAATCGGTGACAGAGAGCAGATTGAAAGCATTTGCCGTGATCTTGGCAGGATTTACAGAGCTTATGAGACGTGGTCTTTTTACTTCATTTCAGCCTGTGAAGATTTTGAGAGACTTTTCGGTCGTAAAGCCAGTAAGAAGAGGAAATTGTACAACGGCCGAATACGAACAGATTATTATCAGTATTTTGGAAGAAAGCATCCCTTTTCTGAAAAACATCATTAA